Genomic DNA from Oscillospiraceae bacterium:
ATTTTGTCGGCGGGACTTTGGTTATTTAAAGCATCTATTTAGTTTTTGACTCCAATCATTTAATTACTATATAACATTTTATATAAATAATCATTCGTACAAATTCCTGTGTACTGTTGCTGTTATTAACACTCGCATTTAATAGCTTAATTTGTATTACTGACAGGCTCAAACAGACTATTAAGATTTGTACTCATTTATATTTAATAAAAATGTTTTCCTGTTGGATAAAACAGTATTTATCTATCAACTATATCAAATATATTATTTATTATTTTTACTTGTATATAGTATTTTATTATACAATGATTGGAGTTATTTTTGCTTTTAAGCCTCCCGCTCTAATCCGTTGTTACACAATGCTTTACAAAAATTTTTAGAACCTTAAAAGTTCTAAATTGTACTAAAAGTTCTATGCTCATTGGATAACGATACAAAGATTTTATCTGCACAATTTCTGCATAAATCGATTTGTAACACTTCGCCGTCATAACTGCTACCATAATTGGCTTTTAGCGTCAACTCAGACATTACTAAATCAGGCTTTCCGCATATTGCACATTTGCATATAAAACCGCAGTTTGATTGTTTCATTCTTTACACCTCTTTTCTTACTGTATTACAGGATAAAATAAAAAAGCCGTACATCACAAGATAGAAAAATCTACTTTGTGAAGCACGACTTACTTACAGCATTAGCCTTTTGGCGTTCTTACAAACCTTATATTCTGTTGTTATGTGTTAATTATACCACACCGAAAAAATGAAGTCAATGTTTTCTCAAAAGTTGTACTAATATTTTTTGAATATAGACACTTCAATTTATAATCCCAAAGGGTGTACCCTGTATGCTGTGGCGTTTCGTATATATAGTAAATGGTGGTCGGGTATATCTTTTATTTATTCAGTAACAAATCAATAGCCCTGTTAATAAATGCGTTCAAGCTCTCGCCGTTTGCCTTTGCTTTCTCTTGGATAAGCTCTTTTTTACCCTTTGCTACCATAAGACTAATTCTGTCATACGCCTGTTTGTTAAATTCGTTGTTGTATTTAATTGCGTTTGTTTTGTCTTTGTATGCCATAACAGCACCCCCAATAAATATTTTAACTTGTATATGGGAGATGAAGCGACTTATACATATAGACACATCATCAGCCGACAAAATACCAAAACTACCCCCGCTATGCGTGGGCTGTGTCAAGCAATTTGTTTGCACCTTTCCCATCGTAACTATATTATATCACAACGCAGTACATTACGCAATGTACTTTTTGCACAAAAAGAAATTAAAAACATTGTGCAATGTGCCTATTGACGAACATTACACAATGTGCTATACTATAATCACAGCAAGGGCAACAGCCCGCACGCTGAATAAAAGAATTAAAGGGGGATAACGAAATGTTATCAGTAAAAGAAATGGAAATGAAAATTGCAAAGTTGCAAGAATGGGAAGCACTTGCAGAAGAAGCCAAAGCAGAAGCGGAAGCATTAAAAGATGAAATCAAAGCCGAAATGCTTTCACAGGACACAGAAGAAATGGAAGCGGGCAGATTTATTTGCCGTTGGACTTCGGTATTATCAAACCGCTTTGACACTACATCATTTAAAAAAGAACACGCAGAAATGTACAAACAGTACACAAAGCAAACATCAAGCCGTAGATTTAGTATTGCATAAGAAAAGCCCCTTGCAAAAGCCACCGACCAAAGCGACACAGCAAAGGACTTAACACCCACAACCACAAGGAGCGGGTACATATATTATATCGTATCCGCTCCATAAAATCAATATTAAAATATGAGAATTAAAGGAGCGTTTACATTATGAAACAGATTGACAAAATGAGTAGATTAACAGGAGAGCTTGAAAAAGCATTTAGACTTATCAATGATGAAATATTTGATAATGAATTACCCACACCAATTATAACAGTTATACCTACACCGAGAGCATACGCCCACTATGTACCTTTTGACATTTGGGACACAAAGGACAGCAAGAAAAGAGAGATAAACATAGCAAGCGGAACACTTGACAGACCGCTTGAAAATATCATTGCTTCACTTGTACACGAAATGGTACATATGTACAATGACATTGTTTTAAACATAGCCGACACATCAAGGGGCGGTACATATCACAACAAGCATTTTGCAAAGCAAGCGGAACAAAGAGGATTGATTGTTACACGCACAGACAAATACGGATATGCACACACAGCCCCCGCAGACAGCTTACTTGAATGGGTACTTGAACATACCGAATTAAGAGAGGTTGAAATGTGCAGAGCAAATCCAACATTTACAGCTATTGGAATTGGCACACACGCAAGCAACGGCGGGGAGCTTAAACCAATAGGCGTAACACCGAACAACCACCACAGAAAATATTCTTGCCCTTGTTGTGGTAACAGCGTAAGAGCAACAAAACAGGTCAATGTTATATGCGGTGATTGTATGCAAAGAATGATAGAGGGGTGAACAAGATGGGCGGTTTAATATGTTGTATAATCGTTGTATGTGCTTCCGCTTTAAATCCTTTACTTGGATTGTTTGTAGCGTGGTTACTGTTTAAATAATAGATATGCGGGGAGCAATCCCCGCTACTATCTAATAAAACAGGGTACACCCTGTATTTACATTTTGAATAACCTACAAAGCTGTAAAAACAAAGTTGTTTTTCAACCGCTTTTACAAAATGTAAAGCATATCATAACTTGAATTTTACAAAGGGGACTATATTATGAACATTGCTTATATAAGAGTTTCAACCATAGAGCAGAACGAACAGCGACAAATCGAGGCTATGCAAATATACAATATTGAAAAGTGGTTTACAGAAAAGGTATCAGCCAAAGACACAAACAGACCAAAACTGCAAGAGCTTTTAGAATTTGCAAGAGAGGGGGACACAATACACATACACGATTTTTCAAGACTTGCCCGCTCTACAAGGGACTTGCTCGACATAGTAGAACAGCTTAACGCAAAAGGCGTACACCTTATAAGCAACAAGGAAAACATAGATACATCAACACCGACAGGAAAATTGATGTTGACTATGATAGGAGCTATAAACGAATTTGAGCGTGTAAACCTATTGGAGCGACAAAGAGAGGGTATTGCAATAGCAAAGCGGAGCGGAAAGTATAAAGGCGGTAAATGTAAAACTGTTGGCAACTTTGCCGAATGTTACGCCCGCTATATATCAAGGGAAATCACAAAATCAGCTCTTGCCTGTGAGCTTGGCATAAGCAGACCGACACTTGACAAACTTATAAAAGAATTTGAGGAAAAGAGGTAATCAAAATGGATATGCTGAATATAACTGAATTTAAAGACTATATAACAGAGAAAAGACCGAAAGAAATAATCTACAATGACGAAAACAACAGCGACTATATGCAAGGCACAGAACGGCGGTGTTATTCAATCGCACAGCCATTACATATGTGCTTAACCTTTAATGATATACTTATAGCAACTAATCCAAACATTGTACAGCTTCAATCCAAAAGCGGTAAAATGAGATTTAACCATATACACAGGGTAAGTATTGATACAAGCTGTTGTCTGCTTGGTGATGTTGTTACATTGTACTGTAACGCAGACGAAAAGACAAAGGCTTATACATTGGTTATAAGATAGAAATAGCGG
This window encodes:
- a CDS encoding SprT family zinc-dependent metalloprotease: MKQIDKMSRLTGELEKAFRLINDEIFDNELPTPIITVIPTPRAYAHYVPFDIWDTKDSKKREINIASGTLDRPLENIIASLVHEMVHMYNDIVLNIADTSRGGTYHNKHFAKQAEQRGLIVTRTDKYGYAHTAPADSLLEWVLEHTELREVEMCRANPTFTAIGIGTHASNGGELKPIGVTPNNHHRKYSCPCCGNSVRATKQVNVICGDCMQRMIEG
- a CDS encoding recombinase family protein, giving the protein MNIAYIRVSTIEQNEQRQIEAMQIYNIEKWFTEKVSAKDTNRPKLQELLEFAREGDTIHIHDFSRLARSTRDLLDIVEQLNAKGVHLISNKENIDTSTPTGKLMLTMIGAINEFERVNLLERQREGIAIAKRSGKYKGGKCKTVGNFAECYARYISREITKSALACELGISRPTLDKLIKEFEEKR